Proteins from a single region of Actinomycetota bacterium:
- a CDS encoding metallophosphoesterase, producing MITRRQFVIGSTAAVASVAGIGGYAWLIEPHWLDVVSLSMPVRSLPAELEGARLVHLSDVHVGQHVSDDYVLETFGTVAKLDPDIVVLTGDLTAHHAGVVEQAERIYSRLPKGKLAALAVLGNHDYGVNWSDVEHAARLSAKLESVGIRVLSNEIASVAGLQVVGMDDLWARRFDLAGSLAGLNTDSAMIALSHNPDTVDHDGWDGFESWVLSGHTHGGQVRLPFINPPRLPVLNKLYTSGKFDLVGNRKLYVSRGVGHLANQTRFLVRPEVTLFELRSA from the coding sequence GATAGGGTCGACCGCGGCAGTCGCCAGTGTCGCTGGAATCGGCGGCTACGCCTGGTTGATCGAACCCCACTGGCTCGACGTCGTGAGCCTGTCGATGCCTGTACGCAGCCTGCCGGCGGAGCTCGAGGGAGCCAGGCTCGTACACCTCTCCGATGTTCATGTCGGACAACACGTCTCGGACGACTACGTGCTTGAGACTTTCGGGACCGTCGCGAAGTTGGATCCCGACATCGTGGTGCTGACCGGCGACCTGACTGCGCACCACGCAGGTGTCGTCGAGCAAGCGGAACGGATCTACTCCCGACTCCCAAAAGGGAAGCTCGCCGCGCTGGCGGTTCTCGGCAATCACGACTACGGCGTCAACTGGTCGGATGTCGAGCACGCAGCGAGACTCTCGGCGAAGCTCGAATCCGTCGGCATACGCGTCCTTTCCAACGAAATCGCGTCCGTAGCCGGGCTCCAGGTGGTCGGGATGGACGATCTATGGGCCCGGCGCTTCGATCTCGCTGGCAGCCTTGCTGGACTGAACACCGATTCGGCCATGATCGCCCTGTCCCACAATCCCGACACTGTCGATCACGACGGTTGGGACGGCTTCGAGAGCTGGGTTCTGTCTGGCCACACTCATGGCGGGCAGGTGAGACTGCCTTTCATAAATCCTCCTCGGCTGCCTGTCCTGAACAAGTTGTACACTTCGGGCAAGTTCGATCTGGTCGGGAATCGGAAGCTCTACGTCAGCCGCGGCGTCGGGCATCTTGCCAATCAGACCAGATTCCTCGTCAGGCCGGAAGTGACCCTCTTCGAGCTGCGTTCTGCCTAA